Genomic segment of Methanomassiliicoccales archaeon:
TCATCGGCAGAGGCAGCTCGACGAACTTGGGCATCTCGGTGAGCAGGTCTCCCTTCTCATCGAACTCCAGATGGTCGACCCGCTTGCCCAGGTCGACGCTGGTCGATATGTATTCCCTGCCGTGGATGCCGTCCCTGGTGGGACGGACGATCTCAGACATGTCGGTCCACATGGAATCGTAGCCAGGTCCGACGTACATGCCCCGGTAGCCGGCACCGTACACCGGCAGCTTGCCGGTCTGGGACTCGTTCCAGATGGTGTTGACCCGGGTGGGTGTCCATACACCGCCGCCAAGGGAGAGGTATTCCTTCGAGTACTGCACGGTCAATGCCCTCTGAGGGCAGTTCTCGACGCAGCGTAGGCAGTTCTTGCACAGGTAGGCTTTCGGCTCGGCCATGACCCTCGGGTCCTTGGCGTCACGTTCGTGCACACCATAGATGCATTGATCGGCACATCGGCCGCAGTTCATGCAGCGGTCGTCCCGGACGACGGCGTTCTTGGCGAACGGCCTCTCCGGCAATGGCAGCTCCTTCTTGGGGAGGTGGTAGCGCTCGTACATCTCAGTTACCTCCTTCAAGGTTCTTGCTTGGCGAACCAAGCACCAGTCCGCGGTCGACCAATGCATCGTAGGCAGCGGAGTTCTCCGCCAGCTCGACGAACTTCTTAACCATCTCGGCGTTCTTGCCGTGCTGCTCGGCCAGGCGCCTTTCCATCTCCTCGTAGACCGGGATCAGGTGAAGCTTGGATTGGCATACCTGTTCACAGGCCTTGCACCTCATGCACAGGAAGGTGGCGTGCGCGTGCTCCTTGGTCACGGCACCATATGTCCCCATCTTTCTGGCGGTGAGCAATTTGCCCCTCGCTGTGACCCTCTCATCCTTGGTCAGCATGTAGGCCGGACACACACCAACGCACGCTCCGCACATGGCACATTCATCCGCTGTGTCCAACAGCAGGTCCTTTCCCTCGCGTTCCATCAGCTCCCCGGAAGCGATGACCTTGATCGCCGGGGCCGCGACCGGCGCCAGGCTGTTGACCATCCTGAGCACCGAGCCCAGCACGGCGGGGCTGAAGAGAGTGGCGGGCAATCCACCCATCCGGCCGCCCAACCGGGGGAACTTGCCACGGTTCATTATGTTGGACGGGTCGGTCTGTTGCTTGGCCTCTGTGAGCGCCTTCTTTTCCTCCGCATCGCCGTAGTCCACGAAAAGATGGTTCCATACGCCGAAGGAGTATGGAGTGGCCCCTTCGTCATACAGCGCCTTGCTGATCAGGAGGCCGCGGAACGAGTCCATGGTGTACTTCAGCTGCTTGGTCTGGTCGGTTATGTAGTAGCAAAGGAGCATGCCGTCCCCGTTGCTCAGGAAGTGTATCTCCATCATCGGCTCGAGACCATGCTGGTCACAGACCTGCAGCGCCCGGGCCACGATACTGGACACCTTCTCCTTGGGCGCGAGGACCTCGGAGCCCATCAGGCCCGGTCCGAGCTTGCGGAACTTCATGGGGAAGAACCTCTCGTTCCACATCAGGAACGAAAGGTAGGGCTGGGCCAGCTTGGCACCCTTGGGGATCTCGTTCGCCGCCGCATCCTTGTCATTCTCATAGGTGGCCATGATCCCGTGGGCTTCCAGGTAGTCGCCTCTGCCGAGCACCTGGTTCAGGCCCTTGAACTTGCCCGGGCTGAAATAGGTGAGGTCCATCGGCCTCTTCTCGGATGCGGCGAGCTTGCCCGCGTATGCTATCGCGCTCTCGTGGTCCGTGAAGAAGACCAGTCTGGGCGCCAGCGCCTTCGGCCTTTCCCGGACCTGCAGCGTGACCGATGCGATGACGGCCATTTGGCCTTCGCTGCCGAATACCGGATGGAACAGTGGATCCTTCGGTGTCAGCCGCTTGACCTCTCCGAGAGAGGTGACGACCTCGATCTCCTCTACCGATTCGATCAGGCGCCCAGCGGAAACGGTCCCCACTCCGATACCGCCGCAGGCGATCCAGCCGCCCACTGTAGAGAAGCGGCTGGAGGGACAGGATCTTACGCTCATCCCCTTCTTCTCCAGGAACCAGTCCAGGTCGGCCCAGCGTATTCCTGCCTCCACCTTGACCGTTCTCTTGACCGGGTCGTAGGAGATGACGTTATTGAGGGTGTTCATGTCCAGCATGATGCCGCCCTTGACCGGCATGGAACCGCCGAACGGCGAGGAACCTGCCCCCCTGACTATGACCGGGATCTTCTTGGAAGCGGCATAATTCAATACCGCCTGGATCGCTGCGAAGGAGAACGGCTGAACCAAGACATCTGGAACGGTGTCGAAAAGGGTCGACCGCAGCATGTCCGGTACGTCCGCCTGGTCCCTCGAATAGAGCGCGAGCGCCCCCCTGGAGGACGTTACCCTGAGGTCGGGAATGTTCAAGGCGGCGATGCCCTTGTAGATCTTCCCCTTTTGCGATTCCACCTCTTCAGGGAACAGGTCTTGGGCGGTCTGCTTTACCGTCCATGGATCGGTCTTCTTCTCAATCGCTGAGCCTTCGAGTGCAGTCGTTGAAGCGGCATTCATGCTAGATATCCCCTCTATACCATTTCGTCCTCGGAAAACTGTTGATCGCCATCGATGCAATGAACCATATCGCAGCATCCGCAAGGGTCGCATAGGGTCGGAGTTGAGGTAGAGAGCTGGACCTGAGTAGACTTGGTCCCCCTCTTCTCCGCATCCGCCATTTCATCACCTTGCAATGCGCCGATCATCCCGGGACCATCAATCCTTCGTCCTTCCCCCGCCCCAACAGGGTCCGAAGCGTTTGTATAGCACCACGGGTCGCGATATTAGGCCACAACAACGAATCAGGTCTTATAGCTTGTGCATATGTCTAATTCTTGCCCTTAAAATCATCCAAAAACTGATTATTGAACATAAAACATGACAATAATTAGACGAATGTCGGTTGAATTCAATATTCAAGTAGTCCCAATGACTAAAGAATACATGCCTTGTTGGACAGATATGTTCACAAATATCGAGATATGTTAGATATCTGTCCATTGAAGTCAATATTTATTGATCACAATCCAAGCCGGCAAACATAAGTTCGCTAGAGCTAATCGATACCTCAGGGATTGAAGAGATGAAAGGCAAAGTCGCATATGACAGTGTGCATGGTAATTCCAAGAAGGTCGCGGAATCGATCGCCAATGAGATCAAGAGCAATGGGCACGAGGTAGATCTCATCTCGGTCACCAAAGGTTGTGAGGCACCGAACCGTGGAGAGTTCTTGTTCATCGGTTCCCCGACCAGAATTGGCCGCATGACTGGGGACACTAGGGCCTTCCCCACGAACCTGGACGTCAACTATTGGAAGTCCCGCCCGATAGTTCCGTTCGACACGATAGGGCCGCTTTCAAAGGACCCGAAGAAAAGAATGGTTTGGATGGAGCGCGTCGATCAAGGCGACAAGAACGCTGGTTCCCACACACGAAAACTATACCAGGAAAGAGGAATGACCGCATGCGAGGTGACCCTCCATGCGGCCGTGATCGGATTCATTGGACCTCTCACCCCCGAGGCACTGGACATATCCAGGGAATACCCGAAGGGTTTCTTGAACCGGTTGAGATGAACCTTTCCGTTGATGCCGAACCGTGCAGAGCAAGGTCGGGGCGAACATGCACGATATGTTCGTGATCCATCAAAGACGAATTACGTGCCGGATATTGTTACCAGGCCGGTGCCCCTAGGCACCGCCGTCAGCCGTACTTGTGGACTATCGCGGCCCTGATCAGTCCCAGGTGCAGCGGCGATGGCTTGTTCGGCCTCGACTTGAACTCCGGGTGGAATTGGCACGCCACGAAATAAGGATGGTCTCCCTGGTACTCGCCGATCTCCATCTTCACGCCATCGGCGGACCTGCCAGTGAACTTCCAGCCGGCGGATTCCAGCTGTTCGATGAACTTCGGGTTCACCTCGTACCTGTGCCTGTGCCGCTCCATGATAAGTTCCTTACCGTACAGGTCGAACGCCTTGCCCTTAGTGACCATCACCGGCTGGGCCCCCAACCTCATGGTGGCCCCTTTCTTGATAACGTTCTTCTGTTCTGGAAGCAGGTCCACCACTGGATAGGCGTTGTCCTTGTCGAACTCGGTGGAGTTCGCTCCGGACATCCCGAGCAGGTCCCTCGCTATCTCCATGGTGGCTATCTGGAACCCGAGACAGACG
This window contains:
- a CDS encoding FAD-binding protein; the encoded protein is MNAASTTALEGSAIEKKTDPWTVKQTAQDLFPEEVESQKGKIYKGIAALNIPDLRVTSSRGALALYSRDQADVPDMLRSTLFDTVPDVLVQPFSFAAIQAVLNYAASKKIPVIVRGAGSSPFGGSMPVKGGIMLDMNTLNNVISYDPVKRTVKVEAGIRWADLDWFLEKKGMSVRSCPSSRFSTVGGWIACGGIGVGTVSAGRLIESVEEIEVVTSLGEVKRLTPKDPLFHPVFGSEGQMAVIASVTLQVRERPKALAPRLVFFTDHESAIAYAGKLAASEKRPMDLTYFSPGKFKGLNQVLGRGDYLEAHGIMATYENDKDAAANEIPKGAKLAQPYLSFLMWNERFFPMKFRKLGPGLMGSEVLAPKEKVSSIVARALQVCDQHGLEPMMEIHFLSNGDGMLLCYYITDQTKQLKYTMDSFRGLLISKALYDEGATPYSFGVWNHLFVDYGDAEEKKALTEAKQQTDPSNIMNRGKFPRLGGRMGGLPATLFSPAVLGSVLRMVNSLAPVAAPAIKVIASGELMEREGKDLLLDTADECAMCGACVGVCPAYMLTKDERVTARGKLLTARKMGTYGAVTKEHAHATFLCMRCKACEQVCQSKLHLIPVYEEMERRLAEQHGKNAEMVKKFVELAENSAAYDALVDRGLVLGSPSKNLEGGN
- a CDS encoding flavodoxin domain-containing protein — its product is MKGKVAYDSVHGNSKKVAESIANEIKSNGHEVDLISVTKGCEAPNRGEFLFIGSPTRIGRMTGDTRAFPTNLDVNYWKSRPIVPFDTIGPLSKDPKKRMVWMERVDQGDKNAGSHTRKLYQERGMTACEVTLHAAVIGFIGPLTPEALDISREYPKGFLNRLR